The sequence CATTTGTTTCGTGTCCACCTTTTCGCAAGACGTTGCGTCCAGTATAACCGAGGTCTGGGCGGCCTCATCACCCTGTGGAGAAGGGGGGACAAAGAAACGGGGGACACCCCCGTTACCCCGGCAGGAACTCGTGGTTCCTTGCACCTTCCGGTCCGGCGTTCGGGGTGACAGTGAGGGGCCGCCTACCGCAGCCTCTCCCCCGTCAGCAGCCGGAAGACCTCCTGGTAGCGCTGGGACGTGCGCTGGACGATTTCGTCCGGCAGCGTGGGCGCGGGCGGCTCCTTGTTCCAGCCGGACGCCGTCAGCCAGTCCCGCACAATCTGCTTGTCGAAGCTGGGCTGTGACGCGCCCGGAGCGTAGAGCTTCGCGTCCCAGAAGCGGCTGGAGTCCGGCGTCAGCATCTCGTCAATGACGCATATCGCGCCGTCAATGTAGCCGAACTCGAACTTGGTGTCCGCGATGATGATCCCCTTCCGGCGGGCCTCGTCGTGGGCGTAGGTGTAGATGGCGATGGACTTGTCCCCCAGCGCCCGGGCCGTCGCCTCTCCGGCCATGTCCGCCACCTGCTGAAAGGACATGGGCATGTCGTGGCCCGTCTCCGCCTTCGTGGTGGGCGTGAAGAGCGGCTCCGGCAGGCGGTCGCTCTCGCGCAGGCCCTTCGGCGCGAGCATGCCGCCGATGGTGCCGTGCGACCGGTACTCCGCCCACGCGGAGCCGGACAGGTAGCCGCGCACCACGCACTCCACGTCAACGCGTTGCGCCTTGCGCGCCACGGTCGCCCTTCGCACGATCTCCGACGGCAGAGACGCCAGCATGGCGGACGCGGGCAGCCCGGCGACCTTGTCCCGCTCGTACGCCATCGCCGCCAGGTGGTTCCGGCACAGGTGGGCCGTCTTCCGGAACCAGAAGGCGGAGAGTTGGGCCAGGACGGCCCCTTTCTCCGGGATGCCGTTGGGCA comes from Dehalococcoidia bacterium and encodes:
- a CDS encoding phosphoribosylaminoimidazolesuccinocarboxamide synthase, which produces MTVLLRTDLPNLLHRGKVRDNYDLGDYLLIVATDRISAFDVVLPNGIPEKGAVLAQLSAFWFRKTAHLCRNHLAAMAYERDKVAGLPASAMLASLPSEIVRRATVARKAQRVDVECVVRGYLSGSAWAEYRSHGTIGGMLAPKGLRESDRLPEPLFTPTTKAETGHDMPMSFQQVADMAGEATARALGDKSIAIYTYAHDEARRKGIIIADTKFEFGYIDGAICVIDEMLTPDSSRFWDAKLYAPGASQPSFDKQIVRDWLTASGWNKEPPAPTLPDEIVQRTSQRYQEVFRLLTGERLR